In Plasmodium cynomolgi strain B DNA, scaffold: 0016, whole genome shotgun sequence, the following proteins share a genomic window:
- a CDS encoding hypothetical protein (putative) produces MASHIQHLDHIITMRYRFGRNTNNRGNSNSRQQRNRFKATNQNIIEHIQHDEQAVPPTPDTSHGYTMTRKRPPRSTPKERRSRGAGSKGTVHRKTIIDIYLEFVDESQHGIWELHKNDFIQILVQEFAQEFTQHEFMQGERESMENQQESMDGKQAFPNDEQELMKDERVQDGRTDEFEQEKCTQDEEVRGLELTQNHVSTDSRSTNGGTINPEEVEK; encoded by the exons GAGATACAGGTTCGGGAGGAACACAAACAACCGAGGCAACAGCAACAGTCGACAACAAAGGAACAGATTCAAAGCCACCAACC AAAACATCATCGAACACATACAACACGACGAACAGGCTGTCCCACCCACCCCGGACACGTCCCATGGGTACACCATGACGAGGAAGCGACCACCCAGATCTACGCCcaaggaaagaagaagcagaggagCCGGTTCCAAAGGGACCGTCCACCGCAAGACCATTATTGATATCTACTTGGAATTCGTGGACGAAAGTCAACACGGTATCTGGGAATTGCACAAAAACGATTTTATCCAAATCCTCGTACAGGAATTCGCGCAGGAGTTCACGCAACACGAGTTTATGCAGGGAGAACGTGAGTCTATGGAGAACCAGCAGGAGTCGATGGACGGCAAACAGGCGTTCCCAAATGATGAACAGGAGCTCATGAAGGACGAACGTGTGCAAGACGGAAGAACGGACGAATTCGAGCAGGAGAAATGCACGCAAGACGAAGAAGTACGTGGTCTAGAACTGACACAGAACCATGTGTCAACCGATTCCAGAAGCACGAATGGGGGAACCATAAACCCTGAGGaagtagaaaaataa